In a single window of the Coregonus clupeaformis isolate EN_2021a chromosome 10, ASM2061545v1, whole genome shotgun sequence genome:
- the LOC121575150 gene encoding cyclin-dependent kinase 2 isoform X2 — MKNNMFMETEGVPSTAIREISLLKELSHPNIVKLCDVIHTENKLYLVFEFLHQDLKKFMDSSSVSGIPLPLVKSYLFQLLQGLAFCHSHRVLHRDLKPQNLLINAQGEIKLADFGLARAFGVPVRTYTHEVVTLWYRAPEILLGCKYYSTPVDIWSLGCIFAEMITRRALFPGDSEIDQLFRIFRTLGTPDEAAWPGVTSMPDYKPSFPKWARQELSKVVPPLDDNGRELLRQMLSYDPNKRISAKNALVHRFFRDVTMPMPHLRL; from the exons GGAAACAGAGGGAGTACCAAGCACTGCCATCCGAGAGATATCGCTCCTCAAAGAGCTCAGCCACCCAAATATTGTCAA GCTCTGTGATGTCATCCACACGGAGAACAAACTGTACCTGGTTTTTGAGTTCCTTCATCAGGACCTTAAGAAGTTCATGGACTCCTCCTCGGTCTCTGGTATCCCTCTGCCACTTGTCAAG agttACCTGTTCCAGCTGCTGCAGGGCCTGGCCTTCTGTCACTCCCACAGGGTTCTCCATCGGGACCTGAAGCCCCAGAACCTGCTCATCAACGCccagggggagatcaagctggcTGACTTCGGCCTGGCTAGGGCCTTTGGGGTGCCTGTCCGCACCTACACTCATGAG GTGGTAACTCTATGGTACAGAGCTCCAGAAATTCTCTTGGGTTGCAAATACTACTCCACACCGGTTGACATCTGGAGTTTGGGCTGCATCTTTGCTGAAATG ATCACCAGGAGGGCCTTGTTTCCAGGCGACTCAGAGATCGATCAGCTGTTCCGGATCTTCCGTACCCTGGGCACACCGGACGAGGCGGCCTGGCCAGGGGTCACTTCCATGCCAGACTACAAGCCATCCTTCCCCAAGTGGGCCCGGCAGGAGCTGTCCAAAGTGGTGCCCCCTCTGGATGATAACGGAAGAGAGCTGCTCAGG CAAATGCTGAGCTATGACCCAAACAAGAGGATATCTGCCAAAAATGCCCTCGTCCATCGGTTTTTCCGTGATGTCACCATGCCAATGCCACACCTACGACTGTGA